Part of the Varibaculum massiliense genome is shown below.
AGACGCGATTTTTCAGCTCTTTTCTCTATCAATCTGTCTGTATTCTTGGGAAAACGCCGCTTAAACAGCCAGTTGGTCAAGTAGGCTTTCCTAATCGCTTACACTGGTGAGTGTGTCAGTGTATCCACCTAGGAGGCAGCGCCTGCATTCACGCGCCAGTCGTGCGCGGCGGCGTTCGGACTGGAATTTACTAATTCGTGCCTCCTCTCTCGCGATTGCATTGACGATAACTTTTATTTTGATTCTTTCGGCGATGCCTAGATCTCCAGAAGCCACAGCGCGGGCAACACAAACCGCCCCCACTCTGCACTGGACAGCGGTTCCTCAGGTAACCTCAAACAACAAGGAAAACGCCGGCAAGATAGCTCTGGAGGTTAGCGGGGAACTTCCAGGAGGAGAAACTTCTACTAAAGTTCCTCAATCCGCTTCGGGGACGACCTCAGTAGTTCCCGGCACCTGGCCTGGGCGCGGTACCGGAAAGGTTTACCTTTATCGAGTAGAAGTTGAAAACGGACTCCCGATTGACGGGGAAACTGCCGCGAAGAGCATCCACGCCATTTTGAACGATCCGCGCGGATGGGGAGGAAAACAAGGGGAAATGTCTTTTACCCGCACCGATGGGCAAGCTGATTTTCGGATAGTTATTGCCAGCCCTTCCCTAACCGACAGGCTGTGTGCCCCCCTAACCACCCAGGGAGTTTCTAACTGCCGAAATGGAGATAACGTAGTGCTCAATGCTCACCGCTGGATTGGTGGCGCGGGAATGTGGTTTCAAAAAGGTAAAACTATGACTGATTACCGCATTTACGAAGTCTCTCACGAAACCGGACACTGGCTAGGACACGGGCACCTGTTTTGCCCGCAACCTGGGAACCTCGCTCCGGTAATGCAACAGCAAAGCTCAGATGGCGGGGACAACCTCGGGTGTATTCCTAACGGCTGGGCGAATCCCTAACTCTTTGTCGATAGCTTATTTTGAGGTGGCGTTCAGGAGTACTTCAGGAAACTCAGGAAGAATCAAACTATGAGTGCATTAATAACAATCGGTTTCCTACTGTGTGGAGCCGGGCTGGTGTTCTTAGTCGCCCGCAGCGTAGGGGCTTTAAATGCGCGTGATCGCGCCCGTAAGAACCACTTTGAGCAAGAAATCGGCAGCGTAGATAATTTATTGGCATCTTCACAAGCCGATCGGGATAAGTTACGCCAGATGCGAGATCAAGGACGTTTGCAGCGTTGGGACGCGATTAGGGACGTAATGCGGGAAGAGGGAGTGCCCGAAGAGGTCGCCACCGAGTTTATTGACCGCCTCTAGGCAATACGATTAACCAGGGTGTCGGCAAAATTTTCCAGTGCTGCTTTCACTTCTTTATCCTCCAGCGAGGAAATCGCCGCTTTCGCGTCCTCACACCAGGAAAAAGCTAATTGTCGGGTACGTTCCAGCACCGAATGTGCGCGCAGCATCTGCACTACTCGCTCTAAAGCCGCATCCTCACTCACCAAAGTTCCTCGGCTGAGTTCCGCCAAAATCTTTTGCCCGTCCTCATCAAGCACCCCGCGCGCTGCATCTTGCCGCAGCAGCAGAATCGGCATAGTGTCTACGCCCTCACGCAAATCCGTTCCCGGAGTTTTCCCGGAATCTGCGCTGTCAGAGGACAAATCAATCACATCATCCGCCAGCTGGAAAGCTACCCCAATCTTTTCCCCAAACTGCACGACCGCTTTGGTCACGGCCTCGGGAGCTCCGGAAAGTTCTGCCCCAAATCGTGCTGATTGCGCCACCAAAGAGCCGGTCTTATCTGCCAACACTTGGATATAGAACTGTACCGCGTCCTGCCCCGCTTCTGGTCCGAAGGTTTCATTGAGCTGCCCGCGGCACAGACGATCGAAAGTTACCGCGTGCTGCAAAACTGCCTGAGGCCCCAAAGTAGCAACCACTTGCGAGGCGCGGGCAAAGACCAAATCCCCTGCCAGTACCGCGCGGTTATTACCCCACACCCGCTGGACTGCGTTTACCCCGCGCCTAGTGGGAGCCGAGTCCATAACGTCATCGTGATAAAGCGTTGCCAAGTGGGTAAGCTCGACCACTACACTAGCGCGCAGCACTTCCTCGGAAAAAGGACGCGATCCCAGGTTGGAACATAGCAGTACCAAACCGGGACGCATCCGTTTGCCGCCGGCTTTCGCCAAGTGTCCGATGATATCGTCAAGTACCCCGCGATCGTCCGATAGCACTGAATTCAGGCGGTTCTCTACCTGAACTAGGCTCTCGGAAATCCGATCTTCGAGCTCCTCGAGGCGCTGCTGGGTTAAGTTACTCACGGAATAACAATAGCGGTGTTTTGTAGAATATCTAGAACTGACCCCGGGAAAATCCCCAGAAGCACAGTTAAGAGGGCGCAAATCCCAATCGCCACATAAGTGATTTCGGCATGCGGAGCCACCGTAGTATTTTCCGCCACCGGATCTAAGAACATAATCTTACCGAGGCGGAAATAATAGAAGGCGGTAATCGCTGAGGCAATCACCGCGCAAATAACCAAGGCTGTTGCCCCTCCTTGCACACCGGCGCTAAACGCCATGAATTTACCCATAAACCCGGCGGTCAGGGGGATACCCGCAAAAGAGAGCAAAAACAGCATCATGCATCCTGCCAGCACCGGATGAGTTTTCCCGAAACCCGCCCAGGCCGGCATCGAATGTTGCTCGGCAGTAGCTATACCGTCTTCGTTAGTTACCCGAACCAGGTAAATAATCGCGAACGCCCCAATGGTAGCCACCCCATAGGTAAGCAGGTAGAACAGGACTGCCCCATTAGCGTTCAGTGCGCCCTTGGTGAAGGCAATCAAAATAAAGCCGGCATGCGCAATAGACGAGTACGCCAGCATCCGTTTAATGTTGTCCTGCACCAGACCAAAGAAGGTACCGACTGCCATCGTCAAAATAGCGACCGTCCACAAGAACGGCTTGAAGTTAGCTTCGAACTGCACCACTACGGTGGAGAAGAAGCGCAACATGGCTAGGAAGGCCGCAGCTTTTACTCCCGCAGCCATGAAACCGGTTACCGGGGTAGGCGCCCCCTGATACACATCTGGCGTCCAAGCATGGAAGGGAGCCGCACCAATCTTAAACAGCAGGCCGACCATCATTAAGGCGGCTCCGGTCATCAAAAGTGCCGGGGAAGCTACCCGATAGGGAATCGCCAACGCCAGTTGATCTAGCAATAGCGATCCGGAATAGCCATACAGCAAAGAAATACCCATCAGCATAAAGCCAGACGCAAACGCCCCAAGTACGAAGTATTTGAGGGCGGCTTCCTGGCTCAGCAGGCGGCGGTAACGTGCCATAGCGGTCATTGCGTATAGGGGTAGCGAAATAATCTCTAACGCTACAAACAGAGTCAGCATCGAGTTCGCCATGGGGAATAGCATCATACCCCCCAGGGAGAATAGACTCAGTGGCAATACCTCACTGCGCTGGTAGCCACGCCTTTCAGTCTGTTCTTCCTGGAAAGATCCGGGAATATCCGAGGGCTGTCCCGCAAAAGCAGATACCCGACTGCCGGTGCGATCGACCATCGGCAACAGAGCTAACAATCCCACGATTAACATCAGCATCTGCGAGAACATCGAGAATCCGTCCACGATGAGTTCTCCGCGCACTAGCCGCTGACCGCTTTGCAAATCGAAGGCTCCGAAAGAAGGAGCAAAGGTTAAAAGCGCAATCGCTACTACGGCTATCGACCAGGCGCATTGCACGCTCCAGCGATGCTTAGCAGATACGAATGCTTCTAGTAGGATTCCGATAATCGCTCCGAAGAGTACCACCATTACCGGCGCCATTAGCGCCCAGTTGAAACCTAGTTCACTGAAGTCGTTTATCACGGTAGCGTTGGTTAAGCTCACTTTCCGCTCCCTTCTACTTGAAAAGCCACATCCTGGGTGACAACCACCTGTTTGGCCACTTGTGTCATCGGCTCAACCAGCGGTTGCGGATGCAAACCAATCACCAGCATCAGCACGATCAGCGGGGCAGCAACTCCCCAACGTTCCCGGTTATCTAAATCTTTAATCGACTTACGATGTTCGGGGGCCTTGCCAGTGAAAATCTTTTGATAAGGCAACAGCACGTAAACCGCGCCCGCGACTACTCCCACCAGGCAAAGCACCGCTGCCCATTGGTAGAGCCGGAAGGTACCGATTAGTACCATCAGTTCCGGTACGAAGCCCGACAGACCAGGTAGGGCGATTGCCGCTAAACCAGAGATTAGGAAGGTACCGGCAATCAGGGGGGTCACCCGTTGCATACCGCCGTAAGCCTCAATGTCTTGGCTATGTCCCCGCTCGGTGAGGAACCCACCAATCAGGAACATACCGGCGATTGACAGGCCGTGCGCCACCATATAAACCATGGCACCAGCCAAAGCCACCGTGTTACCAACATAGATACCCAGCACCATCAGACCAAAGTGGGCTACCGAGGTGAAGGAAATCAGGCGCATCAGATCCTTTTGCGCCAAAGCCGCGAGCGA
Proteins encoded:
- a CDS encoding polyprenyl synthetase family protein — protein: MSNLTQQRLEELEDRISESLVQVENRLNSVLSDDRGVLDDIIGHLAKAGGKRMRPGLVLLCSNLGSRPFSEEVLRASVVVELTHLATLYHDDVMDSAPTRRGVNAVQRVWGNNRAVLAGDLVFARASQVVATLGPQAVLQHAVTFDRLCRGQLNETFGPEAGQDAVQFYIQVLADKTGSLVAQSARFGAELSGAPEAVTKAVVQFGEKIGVAFQLADDVIDLSSDSADSGKTPGTDLREGVDTMPILLLRQDAARGVLDEDGQKILAELSRGTLVSEDAALERVVQMLRAHSVLERTRQLAFSWCEDAKAAISSLEDKEVKAALENFADTLVNRIA
- the nuoN gene encoding NADH-quinone oxidoreductase subunit NuoN translates to MSLTNATVINDFSELGFNWALMAPVMVVLFGAIIGILLEAFVSAKHRWSVQCAWSIAVVAIALLTFAPSFGAFDLQSGQRLVRGELIVDGFSMFSQMLMLIVGLLALLPMVDRTGSRVSAFAGQPSDIPGSFQEEQTERRGYQRSEVLPLSLFSLGGMMLFPMANSMLTLFVALEIISLPLYAMTAMARYRRLLSQEAALKYFVLGAFASGFMLMGISLLYGYSGSLLLDQLALAIPYRVASPALLMTGAALMMVGLLFKIGAAPFHAWTPDVYQGAPTPVTGFMAAGVKAAAFLAMLRFFSTVVVQFEANFKPFLWTVAILTMAVGTFFGLVQDNIKRMLAYSSIAHAGFILIAFTKGALNANGAVLFYLLTYGVATIGAFAIIYLVRVTNEDGIATAEQHSMPAWAGFGKTHPVLAGCMMLFLLSFAGIPLTAGFMGKFMAFSAGVQGGATALVICAVIASAITAFYYFRLGKIMFLDPVAENTTVAPHAEITYVAIGICALLTVLLGIFPGSVLDILQNTAIVIP
- a CDS encoding DUF3152 domain-containing protein is translated as MSVYPPRRQRLHSRASRARRRSDWNLLIRASSLAIALTITFILILSAMPRSPEATARATQTAPTLHWTAVPQVTSNNKENAGKIALEVSGELPGGETSTKVPQSASGTTSVVPGTWPGRGTGKVYLYRVEVENGLPIDGETAAKSIHAILNDPRGWGGKQGEMSFTRTDGQADFRIVIASPSLTDRLCAPLTTQGVSNCRNGDNVVLNAHRWIGGAGMWFQKGKTMTDYRIYEVSHETGHWLGHGHLFCPQPGNLAPVMQQQSSDGGDNLGCIPNGWANP